In Phragmites australis chromosome 17, lpPhrAust1.1, whole genome shotgun sequence, the following are encoded in one genomic region:
- the LOC133896641 gene encoding uncharacterized protein LOC133896641 — translation MAHTMHPLSTTQNKNIILNIPQKSPALKNSSNFSLGAKCEARRAFLCGLIAAGAGAMLGPDIASAASKRRSPPPAPTEEKKDPNVSGVQAKVLASRKRKEAMKEAVAKMREKGKPVDK, via the exons ATGGCGCATACCATGCATCCCCTTTCCAcaacacaaaacaaaaacatcatTCTGAATATCCCTCAAAAATCTCCCGCTCTGAAGAATAGCAGCAATTTTTCTCTGGGAGCCAAATGCGAGGCCAGGAG GGCATTTCTGTGTGGCTTGAttgctgctggtgctggtgcaATGCTGGGCCCTGACATTGCTTCTGCTGCTTCTAAGAGGCGGTCGCCACCACCGGCGCCgacggaggagaagaaagaccCCAACGTTAGCGGGGTGCAGGCTAAAGTGCTTGCTAGCAGGAAGAGGAAGGAAGCCATGAAGGAAGCTGTGGCCAAGATGAGGGAGAAAGGGAAGCCCGTCGATAAGTGA